The Desulfurellaceae bacterium genome includes a window with the following:
- a CDS encoding pyridoxal phosphate-dependent aminotransferase, with product MQLAERLSLIKPSPTLAVTAQVAALGRQGINVIDFGAGEPDFDTPDHIKAAAVAAIQHGQTKYTPVGGTAALKEAIIAKLERDNGLSYALSEVTTNSGGKHTLFNAFHALFGPGDEVLIPTPYWVSYSDMVILTGARPKLLPTSEETGFKLTDGQLRAALGPDTKALLLNSPSNPTGAAYTEHELGQLIEVIEQTDLLVISDDVYEKFLYDAPRCAQILALKPELRDRVLLVNSVSKTYAMTGWRLGYAAGPANLIKALETLQSQSTSNPSSISQAAAVAALTGTQEPVGVMAAEFAKRRNYIVDRLRAIPGITCTLPEGAFYVFPNVSGYFGASAGDTRIESATDFALYLLEEARVALVAGEGFGAPNNVRISYATSMANLEKGMDQIEAALTRLERA from the coding sequence ATACAGCTCGCCGAACGTCTATCGCTCATCAAGCCGTCTCCCACCTTAGCCGTCACCGCCCAGGTTGCCGCCCTCGGCCGCCAGGGCATCAACGTGATTGATTTTGGCGCCGGAGAGCCCGACTTTGACACGCCCGACCATATCAAGGCAGCGGCCGTGGCCGCCATCCAACACGGCCAGACCAAGTACACCCCGGTCGGCGGGACCGCAGCCCTCAAAGAGGCGATCATCGCCAAACTGGAGCGGGATAACGGGCTCAGCTATGCCTTGTCGGAGGTGACCACCAACTCGGGCGGCAAACACACCCTGTTCAACGCCTTCCACGCCCTGTTCGGGCCGGGCGACGAGGTCCTGATTCCCACCCCCTACTGGGTCAGTTATTCGGACATGGTGATCCTGACCGGCGCGCGGCCCAAGCTCCTGCCGACGAGCGAGGAGACCGGTTTCAAGCTGACCGACGGCCAGCTCAGGGCGGCACTCGGTCCCGACACCAAGGCCCTGCTGCTCAACAGCCCCTCAAATCCGACCGGCGCGGCTTATACCGAGCACGAACTGGGTCAGCTGATCGAGGTGATCGAGCAGACCGATCTGCTCGTCATTTCGGACGATGTGTACGAGAAGTTTCTGTACGATGCGCCGCGCTGCGCCCAGATCCTGGCTCTCAAACCCGAGCTGCGCGACCGGGTGCTGCTGGTCAACTCGGTGTCCAAGACCTACGCCATGACCGGCTGGCGCCTGGGCTATGCCGCGGGCCCGGCCAACCTGATCAAAGCCCTGGAAACGCTCCAGAGCCAGAGCACCTCAAACCCCAGCTCAATCAGCCAGGCTGCGGCCGTGGCGGCGTTGACCGGGACCCAGGAGCCGGTCGGTGTGATGGCCGCCGAGTTTGCCAAACGCCGCAACTACATCGTCGACCGCCTGCGCGCCATTCCCGGCATCACCTGCACCCTGCCCGAGGGCGCCTTCTACGTCTTCCCCAACGTGTCCGGCTACTTTGGGGCAAGCGCCGGGGACACTCGCATCGAATCGGCAACCGACTTCGCCCTGTATCTGCTGGAAGAGGCGCGTGTCGCCCTGGTCGCCGGCGAGGGCTTTGGCGCGCCCAATAATGTCCGCATCTCGTACGCCACGTCGATGGCCAACCTGGAAAAAGGCATGGATCAGATCGAGGCCGCGCTCACGCGCCTGGAGCGGGCCTAG
- a CDS encoding LLM class flavin-dependent oxidoreductase yields the protein MTQTEREPLQLGIFMPNCSNAYSISTYRTGPDEWPYASNKRIALAAEAAGFDFLFPVSRWRGFGGETNYLGLSQETMTWAAALLAVTTRLKVYSTVHVPVFHPLVAAKMGATLDHIGGGRWGINIVSGWSREEFGMMGIELLPHDQRYAKTAAFIEILKGLWTEEPGTFDYDSPWYRITGGYVNPQPGCKPHPPIVNAGVSEDAKELVARLCDWAFIGQSSIEETGELTRDFKVRADRYRRRVRCAGYPFVLWRETEKEAEDEKRRILDQMDPVATENWARGLGIGSGSFDHFTLEMFALGAGALPVIGTAEQVALKLKRLYELGLDGVLMCFLSYYDDTVRFGREIVPLLRQLGVVGEAGERPPAAG from the coding sequence GTGACGCAGACCGAGCGTGAGCCTCTTCAACTCGGCATTTTCATGCCCAACTGTAGCAACGCGTATTCGATCAGCACCTATCGGACCGGCCCCGACGAGTGGCCGTATGCATCGAATAAGCGGATTGCCCTGGCGGCCGAGGCGGCGGGTTTTGACTTTCTGTTTCCGGTCAGCCGCTGGCGCGGTTTCGGAGGCGAAACCAACTACCTGGGTCTGTCGCAGGAGACCATGACCTGGGCGGCCGCGCTGCTGGCGGTGACGACCCGGCTGAAGGTCTATTCGACCGTCCACGTGCCGGTCTTTCACCCCCTGGTGGCGGCCAAAATGGGCGCGACGCTGGACCATATCGGCGGGGGACGTTGGGGCATCAATATTGTCAGCGGCTGGAGCCGGGAAGAGTTCGGCATGATGGGTATTGAGCTGTTGCCCCACGACCAGCGCTACGCCAAGACAGCCGCGTTCATCGAGATTCTGAAAGGGCTGTGGACCGAGGAGCCGGGCACGTTTGACTACGACTCGCCGTGGTACCGGATTACGGGCGGCTATGTGAATCCGCAGCCGGGGTGCAAACCGCACCCACCCATCGTCAACGCCGGGGTATCGGAAGACGCCAAGGAGCTGGTCGCCCGGCTGTGTGACTGGGCGTTTATCGGCCAGTCGTCTATCGAGGAGACCGGGGAGCTGACCCGGGACTTCAAGGTCCGGGCTGACCGGTACAGGCGTCGCGTCCGCTGCGCGGGCTACCCGTTTGTCTTATGGCGCGAGACCGAAAAAGAGGCCGAAGACGAAAAACGTCGGATTCTCGACCAGATGGATCCCGTGGCAACCGAGAACTGGGCCCGGGGGCTGGGCATCGGCAGCGGCTCGTTCGATCATTTCACCCTGGAGATGTTTGCCCTGGGGGCGGGCGCCCTGCCGGTTATCGGCACGGCCGAACAGGTCGCCCTCAAGCTCAAGCGGCTGTACGAGCTGGGGCTCGACGGCGTGCTGATGTGTTTTCTGTCGTATTATGACGACACGGTCCGGTTCGGCCGCGAGATTGTGCCCCTGCTCCGGCAGTTGGGGGTGGTGGGAGAGGCGGGTGAGCGGCCGCCGGCCGCCGGTTGA
- a CDS encoding type II toxin-antitoxin system HicA family toxin has product MKGWTRERKTQLLGFSFRSASACSHEIWFNPSTGLYTTIPNHPGELPEGTLRAILRQAGVTLDEFLAR; this is encoded by the coding sequence ATGAAAGGCTGGACGCGTGAGCGCAAAACTCAGCTCCTTGGGTTTTCGTTTAGATCGGCAAGCGCCTGTTCCCACGAAATCTGGTTCAATCCTTCGACTGGTCTGTATACCACCATTCCCAACCATCCCGGCGAACTGCCCGAAGGGACGCTGAGGGCTATCCTCAGGCAGGCCGGGGTGACGCTGGATGAGTTCCTGGCTAGGTGA
- a CDS encoding PIN domain-containing protein: protein MKLTVDASVVVKWFVQEPFFEEARLLLAHRLTLYAPDMLLAEFANTIWKKARQNEISDTQPYLDKIQSLDEIVSLYPISTLIARAAEVAQELDHPVYDCLYLACAEATESVLVTADHKFAKKVTTGFVSDPVRYIGSAGFADEIGAAATALVIGRDKIQELIAAYNLLADTEKHIFDTVHAETRGLKFIADEIWKLCEDSPAYRRLYRLVEGLNNEERIDLLALGYLGFGHFDANWRRNFEHACEMIDLIELHYIVGHAITWQAGLDRLTDSCAE, encoded by the coding sequence GTGAAGCTGACCGTTGACGCTAGCGTCGTCGTCAAATGGTTCGTGCAGGAGCCGTTTTTCGAGGAAGCACGCCTGTTGCTCGCCCATCGTCTCACACTCTACGCGCCCGATATGCTGCTGGCCGAGTTTGCCAACACCATTTGGAAAAAAGCGCGCCAGAACGAGATTTCTGATACCCAACCATATCTGGACAAGATACAGAGTCTGGATGAGATTGTCTCCTTGTATCCCATCAGCACGCTCATCGCGCGGGCGGCGGAAGTCGCGCAGGAACTCGATCATCCGGTGTACGATTGTCTCTATCTTGCTTGCGCGGAAGCGACTGAATCAGTGCTGGTTACTGCCGATCACAAGTTTGCAAAAAAGGTCACTACCGGTTTCGTTAGCGACCCAGTTCGCTACATCGGCTCTGCTGGATTTGCGGACGAGATCGGTGCCGCAGCGACCGCGCTGGTAATCGGGCGAGATAAAATTCAGGAACTCATTGCCGCCTACAATCTCCTCGCCGATACCGAAAAGCATATTTTTGACACCGTCCATGCTGAGACCAGGGGTCTGAAATTCATAGCAGATGAAATCTGGAAACTTTGCGAGGATTCCCCAGCTTACAGGCGTCTTTATCGCCTAGTTGAGGGACTGAACAATGAGGAACGTATCGACCTGCTTGCGCTCGGCTACCTCGGCTTCGGACACTTCGATGCCAATTGGCGGCGAAACTTTGAACACGCCTGTGAGATGATAGACCTGATAGAACTTCACTACATAGTTGGCCACGCGATAACCTGGCAGGCTGGCCTCGATCGTTTGACGGACAGTTGCGCCGAGTAA
- a CDS encoding GTP-binding protein, translating to MADAPALDKERLVFSETGRIPLHLISGFLGSGKTTLLKRLLDHCLASGLKPAVMMNEYGEVNIDGELLRGQGFSVREMSNGCICCTIGATLGLALQEVAALGPDVIFVEATGLADPIELIDQATKEEALTVVRLASLIAVLDPVNFARLAEELHAGIRQQTELADFVLLNKRDLAAAATLTDLTAQIRQLNPRAQIVLTERGEMDYDRILAAAGDIVRPPQSRQPSPAHDHFHTLTHLCDAPLDRG from the coding sequence ATGGCCGACGCCCCTGCCCTCGACAAAGAACGCCTGGTTTTCAGCGAGACCGGGCGGATTCCGCTCCACCTGATCTCCGGCTTTCTGGGCAGCGGCAAAACCACCCTGCTGAAGCGCCTGCTCGATCACTGCCTGGCCAGCGGCCTCAAACCCGCAGTCATGATGAACGAGTACGGCGAGGTCAATATCGACGGCGAGCTGCTGCGCGGCCAGGGTTTCAGCGTCCGCGAAATGAGCAACGGCTGTATCTGCTGCACCATCGGCGCGACCCTCGGCCTGGCCTTGCAGGAAGTCGCGGCACTGGGGCCGGATGTCATCTTCGTGGAGGCCACCGGCCTGGCCGACCCGATCGAGCTGATCGATCAGGCCACCAAAGAAGAGGCGCTGACCGTGGTCCGCCTGGCGTCGCTGATCGCCGTGCTGGACCCGGTGAACTTCGCCCGGCTGGCCGAAGAGCTGCACGCCGGAATCCGGCAGCAGACCGAGCTGGCCGACTTCGTGCTGCTCAACAAACGCGACCTGGCCGCTGCCGCTACGCTGACAGACCTGACGGCGCAGATTCGCCAGCTCAACCCCCGCGCCCAGATTGTGCTGACCGAACGGGGCGAGATGGACTACGACCGCATCCTGGCCGCAGCCGGAGACATCGTCCGCCCGCCGCAGTCCCGCCAGCCGAGTCCGGCCCACGACCACTTTCACACCCTGACCCATCTGTGTGACGCCCCGCTGGACCGCGGCTGA
- a CDS encoding GTP-binding protein, translated as MRTLPPSVWRAKGFVRFTDSEEQWMFQYVAGELDMEWIDLLPEPPEHVVFIGKGFDRDALHAALLACGESTADTPDPQEDRHDL; from the coding sequence ATGCGGACGCTGCCGCCCAGCGTCTGGCGGGCAAAAGGCTTTGTGCGCTTCACCGACTCTGAGGAACAATGGATGTTCCAGTACGTCGCCGGCGAGTTGGACATGGAATGGATCGACCTGTTGCCCGAGCCGCCCGAACACGTGGTGTTCATCGGCAAGGGCTTTGATCGCGATGCTCTCCACGCAGCGCTGCTGGCGTGCGGCGAGTCCACGGCCGACACACCCGACCCACAGGAGGACCGTCATGATTTATGA
- a CDS encoding NIPSNAP family protein — protein sequence MGAFWHTDIGPLNRIIHVWPYDDLRQRTELRGQAMADPNWPPKIGAMIEDMESEIFIPAPFMQPLGQRNLGGVYEMRTYLYQPGALPTVLERWAEAVPARTELSPLAACWYTEIGGLNKFVHIWPYADLEERARIRAASLKLPNWPPGTREFLVSQDSTILIPAAFSPMH from the coding sequence TTGGGCGCCTTCTGGCATACCGACATCGGCCCGCTGAACCGGATCATCCACGTCTGGCCCTACGACGACCTGCGCCAGCGCACCGAGCTGCGCGGCCAGGCCATGGCCGACCCCAACTGGCCACCCAAAATCGGGGCGATGATCGAAGACATGGAGTCGGAGATCTTTATTCCGGCGCCGTTCATGCAGCCCCTGGGCCAGAGAAACCTGGGCGGGGTGTACGAGATGCGGACCTACCTGTACCAGCCGGGCGCCCTGCCGACCGTCCTGGAACGCTGGGCCGAGGCTGTGCCGGCCCGGACCGAGCTGTCGCCGCTGGCGGCGTGCTGGTACACCGAGATCGGCGGCCTCAACAAGTTCGTCCATATCTGGCCCTACGCCGACCTTGAGGAGCGGGCCCGCATTCGGGCCGCCTCGCTCAAGCTGCCCAACTGGCCGCCGGGCACGCGCGAGTTTCTGGTCAGCCAGGACAGCACAATTCTGATCCCGGCCGCGTTTTCTCCCATGCACTGA
- a CDS encoding LLM class flavin-dependent oxidoreductase, translating to MGGIKIGIGFGQWKYGLPDPELICSSAELAEDLGLDSVWLSDHIVTRNPTLDITCLFAMIAARTKKLRMGPSVLTLPARHPVQVAKTYATLDYLSNGRMIMAVGSGSDTRDLAASGISPRERGKRLDEGIDILRRLWTESSVSYEGQFYQFEDVTIEPKPAKGSLDIWIGGKSDAILRRVVRLGDGWFPALTTPYEFRADMDKLQAYGESYGRPVDSREAGVLLLTHVCEDREKGWETVAPFLRGLPMPPEDLAARCVVGPPEECVEKIQDFVNAGCVKFVLRPACPLDEIQPQITRYGTDILPHFVT from the coding sequence ATGGGCGGTATAAAAATCGGTATCGGCTTCGGGCAGTGGAAATACGGGCTGCCCGACCCCGAACTCATCTGTAGCAGCGCCGAGCTGGCCGAAGACCTGGGGCTCGACTCGGTCTGGCTGTCGGACCACATCGTCACCCGCAACCCAACCCTGGATATCACCTGCCTGTTCGCCATGATTGCGGCCCGGACCAAAAAACTCAGGATGGGGCCGAGCGTCCTGACCCTGCCGGCCCGCCATCCCGTTCAGGTGGCCAAGACCTACGCCACCCTCGACTATCTGTCGAACGGACGCATGATCATGGCCGTGGGTAGCGGCAGCGATACGCGCGACCTGGCGGCGTCGGGCATCTCGCCCCGCGAACGCGGCAAGCGGCTGGACGAGGGCATTGATATCCTGCGCCGCCTGTGGACCGAGTCGAGTGTCAGCTACGAGGGCCAGTTCTACCAGTTCGAGGACGTGACGATTGAACCCAAGCCGGCCAAAGGCTCGCTGGACATCTGGATCGGGGGCAAGAGCGACGCGATTCTCAGACGGGTCGTGCGTTTGGGCGACGGCTGGTTTCCGGCCCTGACCACCCCGTACGAATTCCGCGCCGACATGGACAAACTGCAAGCCTACGGCGAGTCCTACGGCCGGCCGGTCGATTCGCGCGAAGCCGGGGTGCTGCTGCTGACCCATGTGTGCGAGGACCGCGAAAAGGGCTGGGAAACCGTTGCGCCCTTTCTGCGCGGTCTGCCCATGCCGCCCGAAGACCTGGCCGCCCGCTGTGTGGTCGGCCCGCCCGAGGAGTGCGTGGAAAAAATACAGGACTTCGTCAACGCCGGGTGTGTCAAGTTTGTCCTGCGACCGGCCTGCCCGCTGGACGAGATCCAGCCCCAGATCACGCGCTACGGCACAGACATCCTGCCCCATTTCGTGACCTGA
- a CDS encoding sodium-dependent transporter, producing MTEQQERWGSRLGIILAVAGSAVGLGNFLRFPGQAAQHGGGAFMIPYLCALLFLGIPLCWAEWTMGRYGGRKGLHSAPSILGVIGKGAPARYLGVLGILAPLLVNMYYVLIEAWCLRYFLAYVTGDLDLGSDPAQYAARSGDFFRTVSGDGANGLIPDGSAGLVFLLFVIGFNLWFIRRGLAKGIETFCKIAMPALIVCALIVLVRVLTLGTPDPARPDQNVLAGLGFMWNPDLSHLGDFQTWLAAAGQVFFSIGIGFGIIINYASYLTKNDDVVLSGLTASATNEFCEVALGGLITIPAAFVFVGVGLAVGSTFGLGFQTLPIVFASMGEAGRLIGAIWFFMLFLAAVTSSLSMLQPVFAFLAEALGLSRSRALVYLGGLTSLGALWVLYFSRGQVALDTIDFWVGTLAIVILATVQSVCFSWVFGIDRGLAEAHTGAQLRIPGVFRFVMKYVTPAYLLIVLIGFCLQSLPGYVRGLADNTVAGWTLVFIGLILVLLVVITRIGERRWRAAGLDIDGRLPPKD from the coding sequence ATGACCGAACAGCAGGAGCGGTGGGGGAGTCGGCTCGGCATCATTCTGGCCGTTGCCGGCTCGGCGGTCGGGCTGGGCAACTTCCTGCGCTTTCCCGGCCAGGCTGCCCAGCACGGCGGCGGGGCGTTCATGATCCCCTACCTGTGCGCCCTGCTCTTTCTGGGCATTCCGCTGTGCTGGGCGGAGTGGACCATGGGCCGCTACGGCGGGCGCAAGGGTCTGCACTCCGCTCCGTCCATCCTGGGCGTGATCGGCAAAGGCGCCCCGGCCCGCTATCTGGGCGTGCTGGGCATCCTCGCCCCGCTGCTGGTCAACATGTACTACGTGCTGATCGAGGCCTGGTGCCTGCGCTATTTCCTGGCCTATGTGACCGGCGACCTCGACCTCGGCTCCGACCCCGCCCAGTACGCGGCCCGCTCGGGCGACTTTTTCCGCACAGTCAGCGGCGACGGTGCCAACGGCCTGATCCCGGACGGCAGCGCCGGGCTGGTGTTCCTGCTGTTCGTCATCGGCTTTAACCTGTGGTTCATTCGCCGCGGCCTGGCCAAAGGCATTGAAACCTTCTGCAAGATCGCCATGCCGGCCCTGATCGTGTGCGCCCTGATTGTGCTGGTCCGGGTCTTGACCCTGGGCACGCCCGACCCGGCCCGGCCCGACCAGAACGTGCTGGCCGGCCTGGGTTTCATGTGGAACCCCGACCTGTCTCATCTGGGCGATTTCCAGACCTGGCTGGCGGCCGCCGGACAGGTCTTTTTCAGCATCGGGATCGGCTTTGGCATCATCATCAACTACGCCTCCTACCTGACCAAGAACGACGATGTGGTCCTGTCCGGGCTGACCGCCTCGGCCACCAACGAGTTCTGCGAGGTGGCGCTCGGCGGCCTGATTACCATTCCGGCCGCCTTTGTGTTTGTCGGGGTCGGCCTGGCGGTCGGCTCCACCTTCGGACTCGGCTTTCAGACCCTGCCCATCGTCTTCGCCTCCATGGGCGAGGCCGGTCGTCTGATCGGAGCGATCTGGTTCTTCATGCTCTTTCTGGCTGCGGTCACCAGCTCCCTGTCCATGCTCCAGCCGGTGTTCGCCTTCCTGGCCGAAGCCCTGGGCCTGTCCCGCTCCAGAGCCCTGGTGTATCTGGGCGGCCTGACCAGCCTGGGCGCGCTGTGGGTGCTGTACTTCAGTCGCGGCCAGGTCGCCCTCGACACCATAGACTTCTGGGTCGGCACCCTGGCCATTGTCATCCTGGCCACCGTCCAGAGCGTGTGCTTCAGCTGGGTGTTCGGCATCGACAGGGGCCTGGCCGAGGCGCATACCGGGGCGCAGCTGCGCATACCGGGCGTCTTCCGCTTTGTCATGAAGTATGTGACGCCAGCCTATCTGCTGATCGTCCTGATCGGCTTTTGTCTCCAGAGCCTGCCGGGCTATGTCCGGGGCTTGGCCGACAACACGGTCGCCGGCTGGACCCTGGTTTTTATCGGGCTGATCCTGGTCCTGCTGGTGGTCATCACCAGAATCGGAGAGCGGCGCTGGCGGGCGGCCGGGCTGGATATTGACGGGCGCCTGCCGCCCAAGGACTGA
- a CDS encoding M48 family metallopeptidase — protein sequence MRAERHRVRYGAQTIEFAVVRRQRATLEIGVEPDATVVVAAPLDAPLEAIADKVRKRAAWVRRQQRLFARYLPQTPERRFVAGETHRYLGRRYRLKVLPHARATVRLSRGFILVHSREPERAEVTRGLVEGWYRDRAQVKFAERLEVNLARFPDPEAVRPQGLSVRRLRRRWGSMSPTSRLLLNRRLVEAPVEAIDYVITHELCHIAEPHHGPAFFALLDRVLPDWPRRKERLERCMA from the coding sequence ATGAGGGCGGAGCGGCATCGGGTGCGTTACGGCGCGCAGACGATTGAGTTCGCGGTGGTGCGCCGCCAGCGCGCGACCCTGGAGATCGGCGTGGAGCCGGATGCGACGGTTGTGGTTGCCGCGCCGCTCGACGCCCCGCTGGAGGCCATTGCCGACAAGGTGCGCAAGCGTGCGGCCTGGGTGCGCCGCCAGCAGCGCCTTTTCGCCCGGTATCTGCCCCAGACGCCCGAGCGGCGTTTTGTGGCCGGCGAAACCCATCGCTATCTCGGCCGGCGGTATCGCCTGAAGGTGTTGCCCCACGCGCGGGCGACGGTCAGGCTGAGCCGTGGCTTTATCCTTGTCCACAGCCGTGAACCTGAGCGGGCCGAGGTCACGCGCGGGCTGGTCGAAGGCTGGTACCGCGACCGGGCTCAGGTCAAATTCGCCGAACGGCTGGAGGTGAACCTGGCGCGCTTCCCCGACCCGGAAGCGGTCCGGCCGCAGGGGCTGAGCGTCCGACGGCTGCGTCGGCGCTGGGGGTCGATGTCGCCGACCTCGCGGCTGCTGCTCAACCGCCGCCTGGTCGAGGCGCCGGTCGAGGCGATTGACTATGTCATCACCCATGAGCTGTGCCACATTGCCGAGCCCCACCATGGGCCGGCCTTTTTCGCCCTGCTGGATCGGGTGCTGCCGGACTGGCCGAGGCGCAAGGAGCGGCTGGAGCGGTGCATGGCCTGA
- a CDS encoding DUF3387 domain-containing protein, with protein sequence MFDQTQIDTLKRDWQRFSELRHAVRLRYQETVDVKEFEPTIRRLLDEQVVAGPAETIIEAVNINDPEALRAIVDETGISDASKADRIASATRRTLTERLDEDPSFYRRFSELLEETIRDYRARRLSERDYLNRVLELAAKVARKDRGRDVPEPLRGNDDGQAFFGILDGALVRADSEPLDRVEVATIALAIIDIVKAHHIVDMWSNAVAQNSLRNAIDDYFFDVLRDEKGIALSDEVLDELEAEIVKLARARFPG encoded by the coding sequence GTGTTCGACCAGACGCAGATTGACACGCTCAAGCGCGACTGGCAGCGCTTCTCGGAGCTGCGGCACGCGGTCCGCCTGCGCTACCAGGAGACGGTCGATGTCAAGGAGTTCGAGCCCACGATACGGCGGCTGCTCGATGAGCAGGTGGTCGCCGGGCCGGCCGAGACCATTATCGAAGCCGTCAATATCAACGACCCCGAGGCGCTGAGGGCGATTGTTGACGAGACGGGCATTTCCGACGCCTCCAAGGCCGACCGCATCGCCAGCGCCACGCGGCGGACCCTCACCGAGAGGCTGGACGAGGACCCGAGCTTCTACCGGCGCTTCTCGGAGCTGCTGGAGGAGACGATCCGCGACTACCGCGCCAGACGGCTGTCCGAGCGCGACTATCTCAACCGGGTGCTTGAGCTGGCCGCCAAGGTTGCCCGCAAGGACCGGGGCCGCGACGTGCCCGAGCCGCTCAGAGGCAACGACGACGGGCAGGCGTTTTTTGGCATTCTCGACGGAGCGCTGGTCCGCGCCGATAGCGAGCCGCTCGACAGGGTCGAGGTCGCCACTATCGCCCTGGCCATCATTGATATCGTCAAGGCTCACCACATCGTTGACATGTGGTCCAACGCCGTCGCCCAGAACAGCCTGCGCAACGCCATCGACGACTACTTTTTCGATGTGCTGCGCGACGAGAAAGGCATCGCGCTGTCGGACGAGGTCCTGGATGAGCTGGAGGCCGAGATCGTGAAGCTGGCCAGGGCGAGGTTTCCCGGATGA